One genomic window of Capricornis sumatraensis isolate serow.1 chromosome 15, serow.2, whole genome shotgun sequence includes the following:
- the MAVS gene encoding mitochondrial antiviral-signaling protein, translating to MTFAEDRTYQYIRNNHSNFCNIHVLDILPHLSCLTTSDQDRLRATYERRGNQGTLWDLFDSLRRRNGWVHSFIRALRICEHTGLADEVARVYQSNLPRNPNHPPAPLEAPPVPAEIPRPSTPAVAPSIPGNGHTEYEPSYPLPVQDTQLPESLGENSEKAPQPSHSGAVLKRLGGPLEPLSDTVALSTLTSSVHQEQDTELGSTHTAGMVSSSTSLHGPVSPTVSFQPLARSTPRASRLPGPPVSAPSVGTSSSSIGLTSAGGAGDQAEGTICSSGAGVPNNPMTASTVPSKVPTNSAFGSSVPSKLPTSLKPPGAMPTSLAPSRLPINSVRSGMVPPKVPTSGKPDHGMPASTVASKVPADTRLTIRSSNRLVKETPASPVPTGTATGGTSLWPDSSSDCCGSELELSKPGRLVSRMDSQPFSGCSADLAISHSNSLGMGPDNAPEENEYVSEDTIRIHENPSTSLLGDSPGTRTTPKFQAEEDGEELPVVRTLPWAPWLGVAMAGALLVLLASLYRRRLPQ from the exons ATGACGTTTGCCGAGGACAGAACTTATCAGTATATCCGCAACAATCACAGCAATTTTTGCAATATTCATGTTCTGGATATTCTGCCTCACCTGTCCTGCCTCACAACAAGTGACCAG GACCGACTTCGGGCCACCTATGAGCGCAGGGGGAACCAGGGCACCCTCTGGGACCTCTTCGACAGTCTTCGGCGGAGGAACGGCTGGGTGCATTCCTTCATCAGGGCACTGAGGATCTGTGAGCATACTGGTCTCGCTGATGAAGTGGCCCGTGTCTACCAGAGCAACCTGCCAC GGAATCCAAACCACCCTCCAGCCCCGCTGGAGGCACCACCAGTTCCTGCTGAGATTCCAAGGCCCTCCACACCTGCTGTGGCCCCCAGCATCCCTGGCAATGGCCACACAGAGTACGAGCCAAGTTACCCTCTGCCTGTCCAGGATACCCAGCTACCAGAGTCCCTGGGAGAG AATTCAGAGAAAGCCCCACAACCATCCCATTCTGGGGCTGTCTTGAAGAGGCTGGGTGGCCCCCTGGAGCCCTTGTCTGACACGGTGGCCCTCAGCACTCTGACCTCCAGTGTACATCAGGAGCAAGACACAGAACTGGGCAGTACCCACACAGCAG GCATGGTCTCCAGTTCCACGTCACTCCATGGGCCTGTGTCTCCGACTGTCTCCTTCCAGCCCTTGGCCCGTTCTACGCCCAGGGCAAGCCGCTTGCCTGGACCCCCAGTGTCAGCTCCATCTGTtggcacctcctcctcctccattggCTTGACCTCTGCAGGAGGTGCTGGTGACCAGGCTGAAGGTACCATCTGCTCCAGTGGGGCAGGGGTGCCCAACAACCCTATGACTGCCAGCACAGTGCCCTCCAAGGTGCCCACCAATTCAGCATTTGGCAGCTCAGTGCCTTCCAAGTTGCCCACAAGCTTGAAGCCCCCTGGTGCAATGCCCACCAGTCTAGCACCATCCAGGTTGCCCATCAACTCAGTGCGTTCTGGCATGGTGCCACCCAAAGTGCCTACTAGTGGGAAACCTGACCACGGGATGCCTGCAAGCACAGTGGCCAGTAAGGTGCCTGCCGACACAAGGCTCACCATCAGGAGCAGCAATAGACTCGTGAAG GAGACTCCAGCATCACCAGTGCCCACAGGCACTGCCACTGGAGGCACGTCACTCTGGCCAGACAGcagctctgactgctgtggctcaGAGCTGGAGCTGAGCAAGCCTGGAAGGCTGGTATCTAGGATGGACAGCCAGCCGTTCTCAGGCTGCTCCGCGGATCTCGCCATCAGCCACAGTAACTCCCTGGGCATGGGGCCTGACAATGCCCCCGAGGAGAACGAGTATGTGTCTGAAGACACCATTAGGATCCATGAGAACCCCAGCACCTCCCTCCTGGGGGACAGCCCCGGGACACGCACTACCCCgaaattccaggcagaggaagacgGGGAGGAATTGCCTGTGGTCAGGACCTTGCCCTGGGCTCCGTGGCTCGGGGTGGCCATGGCTGGGGCACTTCTAGTGCTCCTGGCTTCACTGTACCGGCGGCGCCTACCCCAGTGA